One Glycocaulis abyssi DNA window includes the following coding sequences:
- the nuoN gene encoding NADH-quinone oxidoreductase subunit NuoN, whose product MTGSMLLADLSLIVPELILAVGAMALLLAGVFIKGEETAARLVSLASMGLLVLCAGVAVFLAPQGGGTAFYGAFVLDSFSLYAKAVVYLAAAIALVLAGHYLRTERLARFEFPVLILLATLGMSVMVSAGDLIALYLGLELQSLALYILAAFNRDSLRASEAGLKYFVLGALSSGLLLYGASLVYGFAGSTEFGAIALAAENPSVGLIFGLVFVVSGLAFKISAAPFHMWTPDVYEGAPTPVAAFFATAPKLAAMVLLIRVLMEPFGAMADQWQQITIILAILSMGIGALGALLQTNIKRLMAYSSIGNMGYALVGLSAASEAAVWAVLLYMTLYVIGVAGAFGVILSMRRAEGMVERIEDLAGLSKSRPGLALAFTGLLLSIGGMPFLVGFFGKLFVFYAAVQAGLVWLVVLAGIFSTVSIAYYLMILKRVWFDEPTGGEFLNPPASVAVITRVTGIATVGLLLLVPFMLTRVIEAGSAIGG is encoded by the coding sequence ATGACCGGATCCATGCTTCTTGCCGATCTCAGCCTCATCGTTCCTGAGCTGATCCTCGCCGTTGGCGCCATGGCGCTCCTGCTGGCGGGTGTCTTCATCAAGGGTGAGGAAACGGCCGCGCGTCTGGTCTCGCTGGCCTCGATGGGGCTTCTGGTGCTGTGCGCGGGCGTGGCGGTGTTCCTGGCCCCGCAAGGTGGCGGCACGGCCTTCTACGGCGCGTTCGTGCTCGACAGCTTCTCGCTCTACGCCAAGGCGGTCGTCTATCTCGCGGCGGCTATCGCCCTGGTTCTGGCCGGACATTATCTGCGCACCGAGCGCCTGGCGCGTTTCGAGTTCCCGGTGCTGATCCTGCTGGCGACGCTTGGCATGTCGGTCATGGTCTCCGCCGGTGATCTCATCGCGCTCTATCTCGGCCTCGAGCTGCAATCGCTGGCGCTCTATATCCTCGCTGCCTTCAACCGTGACAGCCTTCGCGCCTCGGAAGCCGGCCTGAAATACTTCGTGCTCGGCGCGCTCTCCTCCGGCCTGCTGCTCTACGGCGCGTCGCTGGTTTACGGCTTTGCTGGTTCCACCGAGTTTGGCGCGATCGCGCTGGCCGCAGAGAACCCATCTGTCGGCCTCATCTTCGGCCTGGTATTCGTGGTCTCCGGCCTCGCCTTCAAGATCTCCGCTGCGCCCTTCCACATGTGGACGCCGGACGTCTATGAGGGCGCGCCGACACCGGTTGCTGCCTTCTTCGCGACCGCGCCGAAGCTTGCCGCCATGGTGCTGCTCATCCGCGTGCTGATGGAGCCGTTTGGTGCCATGGCAGACCAGTGGCAGCAGATCACCATCATTCTGGCGATCCTTTCCATGGGCATCGGCGCGCTGGGCGCGCTGCTGCAGACCAACATCAAGCGCCTGATGGCCTATTCCTCTATCGGCAATATGGGCTATGCGCTGGTTGGCCTGTCTGCGGCCAGCGAGGCGGCGGTGTGGGCGGTGCTGCTCTACATGACGCTCTATGTGATCGGTGTGGCTGGCGCGTTCGGCGTCATCCTCTCCATGCGGCGTGCTGAGGGCATGGTGGAGCGGATCGAGGATCTGGCGGGTCTCTCCAAGTCCCGCCCCGGCCTCGCGCTCGCCTTTACCGGCCTGCTGCTGTCCATTGGCGGCATGCCCTTCCTCGTCGGCTTCTTCGGCAAGCTGTTCGTGTTCTACGCTGCCGTGCAGGCGGGCCTTGTCTGGCTGGTGGTACTGGCCGGTATCTTCTCCACCGTCTCGATCGCCTACTATCTGATGATCCTGAAGCGCGTCTGGTTTGACGAACCCACGGGCGGCGAGTTCCTCAACCCGCCCGCCAGCGTGGCCGTCATCACGCGCGTGACCGGCATTGCGACCGTGGGCCTGCTCCTGCTGGTGCCGTTCATGCTTACCCGTGTCATCGAGGCGGGCTCGGCCATTGGCGGCTAG
- a CDS encoding biotin--[acetyl-CoA-carboxylase] ligase: MLRIDHHAEIDSTNEEARRRALSGERGPVWIRADLQGAGRGRRGREWVSKPGNLFITGLYVLDTSAGDAARLSFAAALSVADLIEELSPGLNPRLKWPNDVLIEGRKVCGILLESGAAPGGGLWLAAGIGVNLAHHPEDSERPATSLAAHGAAVDPAHAGERLAHHFDTWLQRWQGAGFAPIRDAWLARAHGLGERVVARLENETVEGIFADLMPDGALRLDLADGTRRLISAGDVFFPANLQG, translated from the coding sequence GTGCTACGCATCGACCACCACGCCGAGATTGACTCCACCAATGAAGAGGCCCGCCGCCGGGCGCTATCGGGCGAGCGCGGGCCGGTCTGGATACGCGCCGACCTGCAGGGCGCCGGGCGAGGACGGCGTGGACGGGAATGGGTCAGCAAGCCGGGTAATCTCTTCATCACCGGACTTTATGTGCTCGACACCAGCGCCGGAGATGCGGCGCGCCTCTCCTTTGCGGCAGCCTTGAGCGTTGCCGATCTGATCGAGGAGCTCAGCCCCGGCCTGAACCCGCGCCTGAAATGGCCCAATGACGTACTGATCGAGGGCCGCAAGGTGTGTGGCATATTGCTGGAATCGGGCGCAGCGCCCGGCGGCGGTCTGTGGCTCGCCGCCGGTATTGGCGTGAACCTCGCCCATCACCCGGAAGATTCCGAGCGCCCTGCAACCAGCCTTGCCGCCCATGGTGCGGCAGTTGATCCGGCGCATGCCGGAGAGCGGCTGGCCCATCATTTCGACACCTGGCTGCAGCGCTGGCAGGGGGCGGGCTTTGCGCCGATACGTGATGCCTGGCTTGCCCGCGCGCACGGGCTTGGCGAGCGGGTCGTCGCGCGGCTGGAGAATGAGACGGTGGAAGGCATATTCGCCGATCTGATGCCCGATGGCGCACTGCGGCTGGATTTGGCAGATGGCACAAGACGGCTTATCTCCGCAGGCGATGTCTTCTTTCCGGCTAACCTACAAGGCTGA
- a CDS encoding type III pantothenate kinase: MLLAIDCGNTNTLFAVHDGQDWRAQWRTATYSPRTADEYAVWLAQLMSLQGLSFDDLSACVISSVVPQSLFNLRNLSKRYLKTDPVVIGDTGVNLGISVNLDRPGEAGADRLVNALGCKVKYPGHLIIVDSGTATTFDIVSADGVFEGGIIAPGINLSMQALHNAAAQLPRIAIERPERVIGKNTVGAMQSGVFWGYIDLIDGLIGRIRAEYGQPMSVIATGGVASLFEGASRAIDHFDADVTIRGLLEVWRLNSVRKGA, encoded by the coding sequence ATGCTGCTGGCGATTGATTGCGGCAATACCAATACGCTGTTTGCCGTCCATGACGGGCAGGACTGGCGTGCGCAATGGCGCACCGCCACCTACAGCCCGCGTACGGCAGACGAGTATGCGGTCTGGCTGGCCCAGCTGATGAGCCTGCAGGGGCTGAGCTTCGACGATCTCTCGGCCTGCGTCATTTCATCGGTGGTGCCGCAATCGCTGTTCAATCTGCGCAATCTGTCAAAGCGCTATCTGAAGACCGATCCGGTGGTGATCGGTGATACGGGCGTCAATCTCGGCATCAGCGTCAATCTGGACCGGCCGGGAGAGGCGGGCGCGGATCGTCTGGTCAATGCGCTGGGCTGCAAGGTGAAATATCCCGGCCATCTCATCATCGTGGATTCCGGCACGGCGACGACTTTCGATATCGTGTCCGCCGACGGTGTGTTTGAGGGCGGCATCATCGCGCCCGGCATCAACCTCTCCATGCAGGCTTTGCACAATGCGGCGGCGCAGCTGCCGCGTATCGCCATAGAGCGGCCAGAGCGTGTTATCGGGAAGAACACAGTAGGTGCCATGCAGTCTGGCGTGTTCTGGGGCTATATCGACCTCATAGACGGGCTGATCGGGCGTATCCGCGCCGAATACGGCCAGCCCATGAGTGTTATCGCAACCGGCGGCGTGGCGTCACTCTTTGAGGGCGCCTCGCGCGCCATCGATCATTTTGACGCGGATGTGACCATCCGCGGCCTTCTAGAAGTCTGGCGCCTCAATAGCGTCCGCAAAGGAGCCTGA
- a CDS encoding ribonuclease J encodes MNLNLYGFGPEEDRKWIIVDCGVTFGDLTTPGVDVIMPDPRFIEERKHQLLGIVLTHAHEDHMGAVAYLWERLRCPIWATPFTAYLMRDRLAERGLSNEAKVREISLTGRFDIGPFDLELITLTHSIPEPNGLAIRTPAGLILHTGDWKIDPEPLIGAPTDPEAIKALGREGILAMVCDSTNVFTPGEAGSEAGVRESLTKVIAEQKGKVAIAAFASNVARLETAILAAEANGRRVCLVGRSMHRMAGAAKSVGLLQSCAPFVEEEEAGYFPSDKIAFVCTGSQGEPRAALSRIADRSHRNVTLTDGDTVIFSSRVIPGNERSIYDLMNRLALRGVKIITERDRHIHVSGHPCRDELKQMYEWAKPKVAIPVHGEARHLIEHAAYAKQLGVPSAVIPANGSLIAINADGARIIDEAPAGRLHLDGNFIVDAEASSMRERRKMAYGGAISVAMAVSGKGEIVSGPDLRALGVPDTGGDDMDEFLDALADAAERAFAKMGNKARRDEDEVEEVVRQAVRREANRLWGKKPIVEAMVLMV; translated from the coding sequence ATGAATCTGAACCTCTACGGCTTCGGGCCGGAAGAGGACCGCAAATGGATCATCGTTGATTGCGGGGTGACATTCGGTGATCTGACGACGCCCGGCGTTGACGTCATCATGCCCGACCCGCGCTTCATCGAAGAGCGCAAGCACCAGCTTCTCGGTATCGTGCTGACCCACGCCCACGAAGACCATATGGGCGCGGTGGCCTATCTGTGGGAGCGGCTACGCTGCCCCATCTGGGCTACGCCCTTTACCGCCTATCTGATGCGTGACCGGCTGGCCGAGCGTGGCCTGTCGAATGAAGCCAAGGTGCGCGAGATTTCGCTGACCGGCCGGTTCGATATCGGCCCGTTCGACCTTGAACTCATCACGCTGACCCACTCCATCCCTGAGCCGAACGGTCTAGCCATCCGCACACCTGCGGGTCTGATCCTGCACACCGGCGACTGGAAGATCGATCCCGAACCCCTGATCGGCGCGCCAACCGATCCCGAAGCCATCAAGGCGCTGGGCCGTGAGGGCATTCTGGCCATGGTGTGTGACAGCACCAATGTGTTCACGCCAGGCGAAGCGGGCTCTGAAGCCGGCGTACGCGAAAGCCTGACCAAGGTCATCGCCGAGCAGAAGGGCAAGGTGGCGATTGCTGCCTTCGCCTCCAACGTCGCACGCCTTGAAACGGCTATCCTGGCGGCTGAGGCCAATGGCCGGCGCGTCTGCCTGGTTGGCCGCTCCATGCACCGCATGGCGGGTGCGGCGAAGTCTGTGGGGCTGTTGCAGTCCTGCGCGCCCTTCGTCGAAGAGGAAGAGGCTGGCTATTTCCCTAGCGACAAGATCGCCTTTGTCTGCACCGGATCACAAGGCGAGCCGCGAGCCGCGCTCTCGCGTATCGCTGACCGTTCGCACCGCAATGTGACCCTCACCGACGGCGATACGGTCATCTTTTCCTCGCGCGTGATCCCCGGCAATGAGCGCAGTATCTATGATCTGATGAACAGGCTGGCCCTGCGCGGCGTGAAGATCATCACCGAGCGCGACCGGCATATCCACGTCTCCGGCCATCCCTGCCGCGATGAGCTCAAGCAGATGTATGAATGGGCGAAGCCGAAAGTGGCGATCCCCGTGCATGGCGAGGCGCGCCATCTGATCGAACACGCGGCCTACGCCAAGCAGCTTGGCGTGCCCTCCGCCGTCATTCCGGCGAATGGCAGCCTGATTGCCATCAATGCGGACGGCGCGCGCATTATCGATGAGGCACCGGCAGGCCGCCTGCATCTCGATGGCAATTTCATCGTGGATGCCGAGGCGAGCTCCATGCGCGAACGGCGCAAAATGGCCTATGGCGGCGCGATCAGCGTGGCGATGGCTGTCTCCGGCAAGGGCGAGATCGTGTCCGGTCCGGACCTGCGGGCGCTGGGCGTACCCGACACGGGCGGTGATGATATGGATGAATTCCTCGACGCTCTGGCCGATGCCGCCGAGCGTGCCTTTGCCAAAATGGGTAACAAGGCGCGCCGCGACGAGGACGAGGTGGAGGAAGTGGTGAGACAGGCCGTGCGCCGCGAGGCCAACCGGCTCTGGGGCAAGAAGCCCATCGTCGAAGCCATGGTATTGATGGTCTAG